Genomic window (Rosa chinensis cultivar Old Blush chromosome 6, RchiOBHm-V2, whole genome shotgun sequence):
TAGTAGTCTTGTGGGTTTTCCTTTTCCTAGCAAAATAATGATCCATACATACGTCCAGCCACGTATCATAATTTCATATTATGTTCTGTAATACCCAAAAAGCCAAACGGAGCAAAATAACATAACAATACATTACATAATCTCCAGAACAAGATAGCATTTCAGGCATTTCGAGAACTTCTACAATAATCGATTGTAGATACGCTTTAGGGATGAGCATAACAGGAACTTATGTCAGTTGCACAAGGTTATAATTTGAGACGTACGAATTATCACAAGTTTACAGTACATGAGTTTATGGTACATCAGCTCTCTTATGCGCGCATGCTCGTCTGATGACAATTAATTCAATCAGGATTACGATATAAAATGCGCAACTCATTATGGATTAACACCACccaaaaatttcaacaatttgcttcaatttccacTCTCCCTTGCTCCAGAAAACACTCTCAACCTCACTACAGCTGTTATTTTTGCTACTATGTTCTAAAATAATGTAAAATTTGGCTCAAGACAAGGGTGATTATGTGGAACAATAAGCACTCACAGATCATAGCAAAGTATTCATATATAACATAAAAGAGCCATGTTTTTATTTGGTATTAACTATCATTAGTCATTACTGGATTTGCTGAACGGCTGAAACAACTTCCTCAATGTTCTGAAATTTTCTCCTCTCCTTAAGAATCAGCTTTGCAAACTCAAGTGCCCGTCGCTCACAGCCCGATCTCTTGCTAGCATCAGTGATTGATTCAAAATCTTCGACATGTGCCACACCAACAATTCTCCTGCAAATAAGTAAAACAAAGTTAAGCAATTAAATCAACAGTTTCCAGAAAGATCTCCAAGATTAGAAATCCTATATATGGTAAAAACATGCATTGTATCCATCTATCTATTAGTCTGTCTTTTCTAGTAAACAATCCTTCAACATGAAAACCTGCCAGAAACTGACAAAGAAACAAATGAAGAAGACTGAAGCTTGAGAGATATTCAACATTATGGGAAGTGCCAGAGCAAAATGTTAAAACTTCtggaaaaattacaaaaataaataaacctaAGAAATTGTATGGATGAAGAAAACATTGGCTCTATCTAACCTTATCATCTTTGCAGCACCAAATCCAAGGGTGTCATGAAGCAATTCTTTAATATATTTGTCTTGTACAAGCTGTTGAAGCTCAGAGTTGTTATAAATTGCAGGAAGATATGCGTCACCAGCATCTTTGTTCGCATCCCATAGTGCGATAAATTTTTTGTGGAAAAGGTTCCATGTATTTTGAATTATCCTCAAAATCCAAGCCTTGTATGCCTGCACCACAAAGCGAATCTAATATGAGACCCTAAGACCCACACAACAAATGAATCATATGCAATAGCAAGTCAAATTATGGGTTAATGACGCAGCACATCATTACATCTAACGTGTTTTTGACAACAGCCTGACATAGTAACAAACTAATTGAATTTTGGTATTGACTGCACAACACATCATGAGTCAAATGCCTACTTTAGCGAGTGTGCAATTTTGGATAAATTGACCTTAACCAATAACTATAAACAAAGTATCTCATCTACCCAAATAACATCCAAAAATCCACAAAGTGTTTAAAGTACAAAGACAGCCCAAATAATATTCCAAAGTCCAAATACAGCATTGGGAGAGCACTCTCACATAGACTATCAAAATGTTAAGGACCAGCTCTACGTCTACTCCTATTCAAATGTCAATATTACAAATAAATCATTTTCTGTCTAATTCCAACTGTCAAGTGCATGATCACTGATAACGAAGACTAAGTTCTGTTAATTGAATATTGAAAACGTTCTctaaccttttcttttctttataaaGTACAAAATTTCTAAACTAATGTCAAGACAATCAgatttttgaatttattatCTGAAGAGGAAGCCTTCTCCAAAGATTTTAGTTTATTATAGTTTTGTTCTTCATCGGTTCAACCTGAACACTCATAGTCCAGAGATGATCCAACAGTGAGATTAATGCTTACGCTCAAACATTTCCCAGAAGTTGATAATATGTACAGGGTGCAACTAAGCAAACGGATGGTACTCCATGATCACATctcaaaataacaaaaactactTATGAACATGAACTATAGAGAACTCTTCAATATCAATTTAATAAAATGGCAAAGATGAGAAGCTTTTCATGGATGATAACTCATACAGGGAAGCGATAACTAGATTCTTTTGCATAAACCATAACTGAATGTGCTCAAGTCAGGTGAGAGTATTTGTACTTGATAGTTTCTATAATTGAAAATGAACCAACAGAATTGCCAGTagtatatataactatatatttaTCTATCAAGGAATAtaacaccaacaacaaaaaatatatatctaaGAATAGATTGAATAGTATGCAAAAGACAGGTACCAGACTACAAAAAACTGTCATAAATAAAAACACTGCAAAAAATTCATAACATCTAGATACTTGAAATAAttccttacaaaaaaaaaacaacaaaaactgaaaataacaagGAATATGATCGACactgaaataaaaataaataaaactaaggAATAATGATAAAGAGACAATAGACAACCACATACTTTTCGATCATTTTGTTCATCAGCATGCCCATCTTGTGCAAAGAAAGCCAAAATCAAGTTTCCCAGAAAAGCTCCAATATCAAAACCTATTGGTCCATAAAATGCAAATTCTGGATCTATAACTTGAGTTGAATCAGGAGTCACCATTACAGAACCAGTGTGAAGATCTCCATGTATTAGGGCTTGGGCTCTCTCACAGAACCTAAAGAACAAGCAACTTGATCAGTCATAAAACTTGACGCCAGTCAAAGCCAGGAGCTACTAGATGATGTTTCTACAAACAACTGTGCTACAAAGGGGACCAATGGCAACTTCATCATTCATATGAAAGTTGACAATGATACTAAGATGAGATAGTTTCATTACAAAGATTTCAACTCAGCAACCTCAAGCTTCAAAGCATTGTCCTCTCGCACAGCCTCAGCATCAGAATCAAGATAAGGAGAAGTCCAGCGGTTATATTCAGATACTTTGTAAGGGTCAGAGAAAACAACTTGCTCAGTGAGCCTGCATAACTCCACATTTCCACAAAATTCAGCAACTGCAGAAAGTGCACATGCATATGAGTTAATAAGAAATATAAGGTtaacttcattaataaaaaaatattaaaaaaaaggaattcCTTGTGAGGGAAAATTCAGAATAAAGTCCATCGCTAGCAGAAACAGTTTCCATATCATAAAAAGACTAAGCTAAATTCAATTAAAAACTAATACTCAACTGATACTAATTTTAATAAGAGGAATGCCCCAAAGTTGTTAAGACATTAACAGATCAATGATGAATGTAAAGATACTACCTATATGATTCTAACACAATTAAAATCACCTGTACTACATTGCAATGTTCAATTTCTAACATAACAATACTTGAAAAGACCCGGACCCATGAATACCCCAACATGTTTAGTAATAACACAACGTTTCTAACACTCTAGATTCCATATGATTTAGGCCGAGTATTAGCCAACCTATTTTCTGGTCTAACACTGTGGAGACCATGTGCACAACTTTTCACCCCCAAACAAGTCAAACATTACATTGTTTGTATGAATGTGGAAGCACCCGAACATGATGCATTCTAGTAGTGAAGCACAAGACATGTATCCAAAGAATATAAAATCAAACAACATAGCATACCAGCTTTCCTGTGGTCGGTAGTATTATGATAAAGGAGAGAAGTGTGGAACAGGGTCCTTGCCATGTAGTCTGACATGTGGTCAGCCAACAAAGGGTACTCAATTCCAGCAATCAATCCCTTTCGCAGTATAATATGTGGAGGTTCCAGATAGCGCATGCCAATCAAAGACATGGTTCGATCAAAGTGATAAACTTCAGGCACATGATCAGGACTCAAACGACCATGCTCTCTCAGTGCCAATGCCTCAAAATAAGCTCTTTCCTTTGTCATCGGCCACGACTCACCTATACAACGTATGTATGGAAGAGCCTGCAAAACCCCAGTAACACATTTCAGAAcattaaagctcaatacttttgcCCCAAATCAAAGTCTCTCACATGTTGGGACCCAATCAGAAACTTATCAACTCACAAAGAGCCTGCAGTAACCTAATGCCATTGCATCATAGAACATTGAAGCTTAATACTTTTACCCAAATTCAAACTCTCTAGCATGTTGAACCCAACAAATTTAAACCCAATAACACAATGCATCATAGAAcattaaagctcaatacttttgcCCCAAAAATCAAATCCTCTAAACTTGTTAGACCCAACAAGTTTTTTGATCAAATACCAGAAACCCATTACTACCCAGATGGAGAAAAACCATTACCTGCTTGATGACAAAAGAGCCATGAGAACCAACGACGATGAAGACGAAATTGAGATTGCCATCGCCGACTTCCTTGACGGTCAAGTTGTCTAGGTGGTCTTTGAGCTTGGAAGAGAGGGAAGGTGTGGCCTTTATGTAGTCTACGAGCGACTTGTCGTTCAGTGGCTGGAACTCGGAGAAGGCCATGTTGCCGcgatgaagatgatgactgaGATGGAGTTGAGGGGTTTAAGAAGAATAAAAGAGTGAAGAGGTTAAAGTCTTAAAGAGGATTGAACAACGTTGGAGACCGGGGTTTTGATGGTGAAAGGTTTGGACTATTATAAGAAAAAAATGGGAAAATGTCTTTTCATTGTTGGATTGGTGCAATGAATCTGGTCCAGTTATGGCTTGTCTCCCACTGCAGCATGAATGGCACCGGGTTCTTCAATTTAGGAAAAGCAAATTGGATGCTCCACCAGCCAATATACTTTTGACTAGAATAAAAACCTTTTTAGCCAATTTTTAATTTACCTAGTttccaatttatttatttatttttttgtttcttacaGTTTTAGTGTGGGTTAAAAATAGTACTACTGGTCTATGATTTCTGCCCAATTCTGTTCCTGCTTTGTGCAAGTGTAACCGCGTGCGCATATAATTTTGTGTAGAACTTTGTAATTTAGTGTATGTATCGTTTAGAAGTTTAGAGTAGCTCTTAAATTGTAATTAATGAAACTAGGTAATACCTACCGCGCGCGATGTCATAGGTGAGTTTACTTGCTAAGCTTTATACATTTGTTgtacaaatatttacaaaacAGTGATTTGCAAGCACTGACCTTATTGATAGAGTATAATAGTATACCTAGCTTATGGTCTATAATGATTTCAAGCACTGATTTCATTGTAGTTTACCCTGCCATCTGAGCGAAAGAAACCAAAGAAGCTTACATGGACAACTGGATATTGGTATCCAAAAGCACCCAGGTCCTCTAAACCTACCTTAATTCAATGCTAGGTGGGATTGCATGTGTGGTACAAAATCCACCAACCATACATCCTGCCACATAACTTCTTCGCAACCTTTTGCATGTTGATTAGAGCAAATGCACCGCAGCTGGCAAGACCATGGTCTTGCCTCTTAATCAGCCCAAAATCAAAAAACAATCCATGCACCGCATGTGTTTTGCCCGATTAAAAGCTTGATCGACCAAGCACACTGGCAACTTTTGCCTCTTCATTTGGTCGACCAATCCCGTGGGGCCTGCATAATTAAAGCAGATGAAACAATTCATTTTATCTGCCAGCTTTTTCTCTTCTCACTTTTGACCTTGCTACagagaagaaaatagaaacagagaagaaggggaagaagaaagagaagcagaAGAAAGGGCAAAACTGAGAAGAAAGGAATGTACTCTGCAGCAGATGAAAGTCTTGCCTTATAGGGGTGCACCAAAAAAATGAAAGGCAAAGGCAAAATCAATGAATAGTGCATAATTTGGAGGCAAAACCTCTCCTTTTGCCTTTGCAATTTGCCTGATGcggtgcacttgctcttagtTTCCTCTTACTTGGGACAACTTCCAGTCTCAATTGGACCAGCTTGCCTTGCACCTCCAATTCTCCATCAAGCACATACAGTACGTTGTAGAAAACATGTAGCAGTCCTACAATTCATGTTCtgtacaaaattaaaaacagccacatataaaaatttcaaattatgTTTTGTCATACCCACACGGCCAAATCAagcaaaataaaataacaatacATAATCTCAAGAACAAAGGTAACATTTCAGGCATTTCCAGAACATCTACAATGATCGATTGTAGATACGTTTCAGGGATGAGCATAACAGGAACTTATGTCAATTGCACAAGGTTATAACTCGGGACGTACGAATTATCATGGTTTACAGTACATCAACGCTCTTATGTGCGCATGCTTATTTGATGATAATTAGTTCAATCAGGATTAAGATATAAAATGCGCAACTCATTATGGATTAACACTATccaaaaatttcaacaatttccttCAATCTCCAATCTCCAATCTCCCTTGCTCCGGAACACACTCTCAAACTCACTAGAGCTGTTGTATTTGCCAATATGTTCTAAAATAATGTAAAATCTGGCTCGAGACAAGGGAGATGAGGGTGATCAAGTGGAAAAATAAGCACTCACAGATCATAGCAAAGTGAATATATATAACATAAAAGAGCCATGTTTTTATTTGGTATTAACTATCATTAGTCATTACTGGATTTGTTGAACGGCTGAAACAACTTCCCCAATGTTCTGAAATTTTTTCCTCTCCTTAAGAATCAGCTTTGCACACTCAAGTGCCCGTCGCTCACAGCCCGCTCTCTTGCTAGCATCAGTGATTGATTCAAAATCTTCGACATGTGCCACACCAACAATTCTCCTGCAAATAGTAAAACAAAGTTAAGCAATTAAATCAACAGTTTCCAGAAAGATCGAACTCCAAGATTAGAAATCCTATATATGGTAAAGACATGCATTGTATCCATCTATCTATTAGTCTGTCTTTTCTAGTAAACAATCCTTCAACATGAAAACCTGCCAGAAACTgataaagaaacaaatgaagAAGACTGCAGCTTGAGAGATATTCAACATTATGGGAAGCGCCAGAGCAAAATGTTAAAACTTCtggaaaaattacaaaaataaataaacctaAGAAATTGTAAGGATGAAGAAAACATAGGGTCTATCTTACCTTATCATTTTCGCAGCACCAAAGCCAAGGGTGTCATGAAGCAATTCTTTAATATATTTGTCTTGTACAAGCTGTTGAAGCTCAGAGTTGTTATAAATTGCAGGAAGATACGCGTCACCAGCATCTTTGTTCTCATCCCATAGTGCGATAAATTTTCTGTGGAAAAAGTTCCATGTATTTTGAATTATCTTCAAAATCCAAGCCTTGTATGCCTGCACCACAAAGCAAATCTAATATGAGACCCTAAGACCCACACAACAAACGAACAATATGAAATAGCAAGACAAATTATGTGACGCAGCACATTATTACATCTAACATGTTTCTGACAACATCCAGACATCGTAACAAACTAATTGGATAAATTGACCTTAACCAATAATAATAACCAAAGTTTCTCATCTACCCAAATAACATCCAAAAATCCACAAAGTGTTAAAAGTACAAAGACAGCCCAAATAATGTTCCGAAGTCCAAATACAACAGTGGGAGCTAAGAGCACTCTCACATAGACTATCAAAATGTAAAGGACCAGCTCTACATCTACTCCTATTCAAATGTCAATATTACAAATAACTCATTTTCTGTCTAATTCCAACTGCCAAATAATGTTCTGTTATCGAATATTGAAAACGTTCTctaaccttttcttttcttttctttatgatcATGAAGTACAAATAGTTTAGAAATTGTCAAGACAGTCAGATTTTTGATTTTATTATCTAGAGAGGAAGCCTTCTCCAAAGATTTTAGTTTAATAGAGTTTTGTTCTTCAACCTGAACACTCATAGTCCAGAGATGATTCAACAGTGAGATTAATGCTTATGCTCAAACATTTCTTAGAATTTGATAAAATGTTCGGGGTACAACTAAGCAAATGGATGGTACTCCATGATCACAATCTCAATATAACTACTTATGACCATGAACACTATAGAGAACTCTTCAATCATGAATGATAACTCGTACAGGGAAGAGATAACTAGATTCTTTTGCATAAACCATAACTGAATGTGCTCAAGCTGTCAGGTGAGAGTATTTGTACTTGATAGTTTCTATAATTGAAAATGAATTAATAGAATTGCCAGTAGTATATATAACTATCTATTTATCTATCAAAGTATCAAGGAATATAAaaccaacaatatatatatatatatatatatatatatatatgagaataGATTAAATAGTATGCAAAAGATAGATACCAAACTGCACAAAACTGTccatcataaaaaataaaaaaaaacaaactgcCAAAAACTCGTAACATCTAAATACTGGAAATAATACcttacaaagaaaaaaatagctGAAAATAACAAGGAATATGATCATGAGCactgaaataaaaataaaaaaataaataaacaaataaataaaactaaggAATAATGACAAAGAGACAATAGACAACCACATACTTTTCGATCATTTTGTTCATCAGCATGCCCATCTTGTGCAAAGAAAGCCAAAATCAAGTTTCCCAGAAAAGCTCCAGTATCAAAACCTATTGGTCCATAAAATGCAAATTCTGGATCTATAACATGAGTTGAATCAGGAGTCACCATTACAGAACCAGTGTGAAGATCTCCATGTATTAGGGCTTGGGCTCTCTCACAGAACCTAAAGAAAAAGCAACTTGATCAGTCATAAAACTTGATGCCAGTCAAAGCCAGGAGCTACTACAAGATATTTCTACAAACAGCTGTGCTACAAGGGGGACCAATGGCAACTTCATCATTCCTATGAGATTCGACAATGATACTAAGATGAGACAGTTTCATTACAAAGATTTCAACTCAGCAACTTCAAGCTTCAAAGCATTGTCCTCTCGCACAGCCTTAGCATCAGAATCAAGATAAGGAGAAGTCCAGTGGTTATATTCAGATACTTTGTAAGGGTCAGAGAAAACAACTTGCTCGGTGTGCCTGCATAACTCCACATTTCCACAAAATTCAGCAACTGCAGAAAGTGCACATGCAGATGAGTTAATATAAGGTCAACTtcatttttctaaaaaaaaaaaaaaggaattccTCGTGAGGGAAAATTCAGAATAAAGTCCATCGCTAGCAGAAACATTTTCCATATCATAAAAAGACAGAGCTAAATTCAATTAAAAACTAATACTCAACTGATACTAATTTTAATAAGAGGAATGCCCCAATGTTGTTAAGACAATAACAGATCAATGATGAATGTAAATAGACTACCTATATGATTCTAACACAATTAAAATCACCTCTCGTACGTTGCAATGTTCAATTTCTAACCTAACAATACTTGAAAAGACCCGGACCCATGAATACCCCAACATGTTTAGTAACAACACAACCTATTTTTTTATCTAACACTGT
Coding sequences:
- the LOC112171940 gene encoding methylthioribose kinase, with amino-acid sequence MAFSEFQPLNDKSLVDYIKATPSLSSKLKDHLDNLTVKEVGDGNLNFVFIVVGSHGSFVIKQALPYIRCIGESWPMTKERAYFEALALREHGRLSPDHVPEVYHFDRTMSLIGMRYLEPPHIILRKGLIAGIEYPLLADHMSDYMARTLFHTSLLYHNTTDHRKAVAEFCGNVELCRLTEQVVFSDPYKVSEYNRWTSPYLDSDAEAVREDNALKLEVAELKSLFCERAQALIHGDLHTGSVMVTPDSTQVIDPEFAFYGPIGFDIGAFLGNLILAFFAQDGHADEQNDRKAYKAWILRIIQNTWNLFHKKFIALWDANKDAGDAYLPAIYNNSELQQLVQDKYIKELLHDTLGFGAAKMIRRIVGVAHVEDFESITDASKRSGCERRALEFAKLILKERRKFQNIEEVVSAVQQIQ
- the LOC112171939 gene encoding methylthioribose kinase isoform X1, with the protein product MAFSEYQQLNDKLLLDYIKATPSLSSKLKDHLDNLTIKEVGDGNLNFVFIVVGSHGSFVIKQALPYIRCIGESWPKTKERAYFETLALREHGRLSPDHVPEVYHFDRTMSLIGMRYLEPPHIVLRKGLIAGIEYPLLAEHMSDYMARTLFYTSLLYHNTTDHRKAVAEFCGNVELCRHTEQVVFSDPYKVSEYNHWTSPYLDSDAKAVREDNALKLEVAELKSLFCERAQALIHGDLHTGSVMVTPDSTHVIDPEFAFYGPIGFDTGAFLGNLILAFFAQDGHADEQNDRKAYKAWILKIIQNTWNFFHRKFIALWDENKDAGDAYLPAIYNNSELQQLVQDKYIKELLHDTLGFGAAKMIRRIVGVAHVEDFESITDASKRAGCERRALECAKLILKERKKFQNIGEVVSAVQQIQTATCFLQRTVCA
- the LOC112171939 gene encoding methylthioribose kinase isoform X2, giving the protein MAFSEYQQLNDKLLLDYIKATPSLSSKLKDHLDNLTIKEVGDGNLNFVFIVVGSHGSFVIKQALPYIRCIGESWPKTKERAYFETLALREHGRLSPDHVPEVYHFDRTMSLIGMRYLEPPHIVLRKGLIAGIEYPLLAEHMSDYMARTLFYTSLLYHNTTDHRKAVAEFCGNVELCRHTEQVVFSDPYKVSEYNHWTSPYLDSDAKAVREDNALKLEVAELKSLFCERAQALIHGDLHTGSVMVTPDSTHVIDPEFAFYGPIGFDTGAFLGNLILAFFAQDGHADEQNDRKAYKAWILKIIQNTWNFFHRKFIALWDENKDAGDAYLPAIYNNSELQQLVQDKYIKELLHDTLGFGAAKMIRRIVGVAHVEDFESITDASKRAGCERRALECAKLILKERKKFQNIGEVVSAVQQIQT
- the LOC112171939 gene encoding methylthioribose kinase isoform X3, producing the protein MAFSEYQQLNDKLLLDYIKATPSLSSKLKDHLDNLTIKEVGDGNLNFVFIVVGSHGSFVIKQALPYIRCIGESWPKTKERAYFETLALREHGRLSPDHVPEVYHFDRTMSLIGMRYLEPPHIVLRKGLIAGIEYPLLAEHMSDYMARTLFYTSLLYHNTTDHRKAVAEFCGNVELCRHTEQVVFSDPYKVSEYNHWTSPYLDSDAKAVREDNALKLEVAELKSLFCERAQALIHGDLHTGSVMVTPDSTHVIDPEFAFYGPIGFDTGAFLGNLILAFFAQDGHADEQNDRKAYKAWILKIIQNTWNFFHRKFIALWDENKDAGDAYLPAIYNNSELQQLVQDKYIKELLHDTLGFGAAKMIRRIVGVAHVEDFESITDASKRAGCERRALECAKLILKERKKFQNIGEVVSAVQQIQ